Proteins from a genomic interval of Granulicella sp. L56:
- a CDS encoding Rne/Rng family ribonuclease: MSKEIYISSTPHETRLAIVENDDLTEIYYERENEYTLAGSIYNGRVTRVLPGMQSSFVDIGLERDAFLYITDFMEEAGDSADFDTSGDHSRSDNRRGGNRETPVILEGTPAAPAASSEESGNRSERGGRDRGRGRNDRRRGNRDRQPSPENTSPAENAEAPMDLDQESDFGPHPDTLSAEPRDDGEIGEGAPGADGSRRWRGRRGRRRGRPGQRDAAAQPVNADAQPEFAAPNSEEQGESEYDSNLDLEGAAEQAAPRNSAPIPAAYPEPESTQENTDRGDRNSRNERGDRGARGGRNDRGGRNDRGGRDRGQGRAPRGFAPRTSLYGVDDTHNESAAAADGSAPEPIVLPGESLSKYRKDGEQPETAKAAEPTIILASSPGYEVPTGWDGGATLPGETLSRHRRSESRESRQEPRAEHRVDSQASLRNDHIEPHVEPQAVAPAAAEAEPVEQSAAAPAHAAVPTEYEPTEASASYRVDPVAPSEFRQSAPVIEEPVKETTEQIAEPAEEPAAHEITAIHATGEMETEAPVAAFTPEQAIEPASPLQHETVIANHVENVVEDGIEPAHHHFAPGAGELEEEVIEDEDYATTLQASSFEEIDDFGEEETLEGAADLGTMIREMSIDEITNSGNSVDEVDEEDDLEEEDSFDDGTHEYEEDLEDSDSDSEDESEDEDLHQEANEDGEPSANGSEHSQAATPGSERPRDGERKSSRRDGGRRDGRRGERGRGDRPRYTGGAGDRERSGGGRDRRGGRNSMQTTNLPAISELLKPGQEVLVQIAKEPIAKKGARITSHIALPGRFLVFMPTVNHTGVSRKIESDGERRRLKEILLSEKGEASGGFIVRTAASGASEEELRSDLRFLLNLWADIKQRSESSKSPALIYHDLNLVERILRDQVTDNFSAIWVDTETEYERVLRFLQRFQPSLIRRVKLYTKETPLFEQFGITEEINKALRSKVWLKSGGSIVINQTEALVAIDINTGKFVGKTARLEDTIVKTNLDAIPEIVRQIRLRDLGGIIIIDFIDMDERKNRNKVMAALEEELKSDRAPSKVLQFNDFGLVAITRKRVKQSLERTLSTTCNVCVGTGMVKSPVTVCNDIYVEMRKMQKHLDRGDIMLRVHPDVVKQLKSSTKWLQEMEEMAGKTILVKSDPSLHPEQFDIH; this comes from the coding sequence ATGTCGAAAGAAATTTATATATCCAGCACGCCGCACGAGACGCGGCTCGCCATCGTCGAAAACGACGACCTCACCGAAATCTATTACGAGCGCGAGAACGAGTACACCCTCGCCGGTTCCATCTACAACGGACGCGTCACCCGCGTCCTGCCGGGCATGCAGTCCAGCTTTGTGGACATCGGCCTCGAGCGCGACGCCTTCCTTTACATCACCGACTTCATGGAAGAAGCAGGCGACTCCGCCGACTTCGACACCAGCGGCGACCACTCCCGCAGCGACAACCGCCGCGGCGGCAACCGCGAGACGCCCGTCATTCTTGAGGGCACCCCTGCCGCTCCCGCCGCTTCCTCTGAGGAGTCCGGCAACCGCTCCGAGCGTGGAGGCCGCGACCGTGGCCGTGGCCGCAACGATCGCCGCCGAGGCAATCGCGACCGCCAGCCCAGCCCGGAAAATACTTCGCCCGCAGAAAACGCAGAGGCCCCCATGGACCTCGACCAGGAGAGCGACTTCGGCCCGCATCCGGACACCCTGTCTGCTGAACCTCGCGACGACGGTGAGATCGGCGAAGGCGCTCCCGGTGCCGATGGAAGCCGCCGCTGGCGTGGCCGTCGTGGCCGCCGCCGTGGCCGCCCCGGTCAGCGTGACGCCGCCGCACAGCCCGTCAACGCGGATGCACAACCAGAGTTCGCCGCTCCCAATTCAGAGGAGCAGGGCGAGAGCGAGTACGACTCCAACCTCGACCTCGAAGGCGCAGCCGAACAGGCCGCTCCCCGCAACTCCGCCCCAATTCCTGCCGCTTATCCCGAGCCAGAATCCACACAGGAGAACACCGACCGCGGCGACCGCAATAGCCGCAACGAGCGGGGAGATCGTGGAGCCCGTGGCGGTCGTAACGACCGCGGAGGCCGCAATGACCGTGGCGGACGTGACCGTGGCCAGGGCCGTGCCCCTCGCGGCTTCGCTCCCCGCACCTCTCTCTACGGTGTAGACGACACTCACAACGAGTCAGCAGCAGCCGCGGATGGCTCCGCACCCGAGCCAATCGTGCTCCCCGGTGAATCGCTTTCGAAGTACCGTAAAGACGGCGAGCAGCCTGAGACAGCCAAGGCCGCCGAACCGACCATTATCCTTGCATCCTCTCCTGGCTACGAGGTTCCTACCGGCTGGGATGGCGGAGCGACGCTCCCCGGCGAGACACTCTCCCGTCACCGCCGCTCAGAATCGCGTGAATCGCGCCAGGAGCCGCGCGCTGAACATCGCGTCGACTCTCAGGCCAGCCTTCGCAACGATCACATTGAACCCCACGTCGAGCCGCAAGCCGTAGCGCCCGCAGCCGCAGAGGCCGAGCCTGTCGAGCAGTCCGCAGCCGCACCGGCCCATGCAGCCGTTCCAACCGAGTACGAGCCCACCGAGGCCTCCGCCTCCTATCGCGTCGATCCGGTCGCTCCCAGCGAGTTCCGCCAGAGCGCGCCGGTCATTGAAGAGCCTGTAAAAGAGACCACCGAACAGATCGCCGAGCCCGCGGAAGAACCCGCAGCCCATGAGATCACCGCCATCCACGCCACCGGCGAGATGGAGACCGAAGCTCCGGTCGCGGCCTTCACGCCCGAGCAGGCTATCGAACCGGCCTCTCCGCTACAGCATGAAACTGTCATCGCCAATCATGTCGAGAACGTCGTCGAAGACGGCATTGAGCCGGCTCATCATCACTTCGCTCCCGGCGCAGGCGAACTCGAAGAAGAGGTCATCGAAGACGAGGACTACGCAACCACCCTTCAGGCCAGCTCGTTCGAAGAGATCGATGACTTCGGCGAAGAGGAGACCCTGGAAGGCGCGGCCGACCTCGGCACCATGATCCGCGAGATGTCCATCGACGAGATCACCAACTCCGGCAACAGCGTTGACGAGGTTGACGAGGAAGACGACCTCGAAGAAGAGGACTCCTTCGACGACGGCACCCACGAATACGAAGAGGACCTCGAAGACTCCGATTCTGATTCTGAAGATGAGTCGGAAGACGAAGACCTTCACCAAGAGGCCAACGAAGACGGCGAGCCCTCCGCGAATGGTTCTGAACACTCGCAGGCGGCGACCCCGGGCTCCGAGCGTCCCCGCGACGGCGAGCGCAAGAGCAGCCGCCGCGATGGTGGCCGCCGCGACGGCCGCCGTGGTGAACGCGGCCGTGGCGACCGTCCCCGCTATACCGGCGGCGCAGGTGACCGTGAACGCAGCGGAGGAGGCCGCGACCGGCGCGGAGGGCGCAACTCCATGCAGACGACCAACCTTCCCGCCATCAGCGAACTGCTGAAGCCGGGCCAGGAAGTCCTCGTCCAGATCGCCAAGGAGCCCATCGCCAAGAAGGGCGCGCGCATTACCTCGCACATCGCCCTCCCCGGCCGCTTCCTGGTCTTCATGCCGACCGTCAACCACACCGGCGTCTCGCGCAAGATCGAGTCCGACGGCGAGCGTCGCCGCCTGAAAGAAATTCTCCTCAGTGAAAAGGGCGAGGCCTCTGGCGGCTTCATTGTTCGCACCGCCGCATCGGGTGCCAGCGAAGAAGAGCTCCGCAGCGACCTTCGCTTCCTGCTTAATCTCTGGGCCGACATCAAGCAGCGCTCCGAGTCGTCGAAGTCCCCAGCCCTCATCTACCACGATCTGAATCTCGTCGAGCGCATCCTTCGCGACCAGGTCACCGACAACTTCTCCGCCATCTGGGTCGACACCGAGACCGAGTACGAGCGCGTCCTGCGCTTCCTGCAGCGCTTCCAACCGTCGCTCATCCGGCGCGTCAAGCTCTACACCAAGGAGACCCCACTCTTCGAGCAGTTCGGCATCACCGAAGAGATCAACAAGGCCCTTCGCTCGAAGGTCTGGCTCAAGTCTGGCGGCTCGATCGTCATCAACCAGACCGAAGCCCTGGTCGCGATCGACATCAACACCGGCAAGTTCGTCGGCAAGACCGCTCGCCTCGAAGACACCATCGTCAAGACCAACCTCGACGCCATTCCCGAGATCGTCCGCCAGATTCGTCTGCGCGACCTTGGCGGCATCATCATCATCGACTTCATCGACATGGACGAACGCAAGAACCGCAACAAGGTCATGGCCGCCCTCGAAGAAGAGCTCAAGAGCGACCGCGCCCCGTCGAAGGTGCTTCAATTCAACGACTTCGGCCTGGTCGCCATCACCCGCAAGCGGGTCAAGCAGTCGCTCGAACGCACGCTTTCGACCACCTGCAACGTCTGCGTGGGCACCGGCATGGTCAAATCGCCGGTCACTGTCTGCAACGACATCTACGTCGAGATGCGCAAGATGCAGAAGCACCTCGACCGCGGCGACATCATGCTCCGCGTCCACCCCGATGTCGTCAAGCAGCTTAAATCTTCAACGAAATGGTTGCAGGAGATGGAAGAGATGGCCGGCAAGACCATCCTCGTCAAATCCGACCCCAGCCTTCACCCCGAGCAGTTCGATATCCACTAA
- the rodA gene encoding rod shape-determining protein RodA, producing the protein MRRLSSFRDFDWVLLGFVLVLSVISVLEIHSATLHTKFHGFEHKQIGFLATGLVLMFLISLIDYHRLIDIVHWAYGVSIVALIAVLAFGTKVLGGRRWIKFPGGIHFQPSEWVKLVLIVAIARYFWGLAGRELTWTDIAKAFAMVCVPMLMVLKQPDLGTSLTYLPILICGLFLGGMRFKQAAIILLVVTLLGVGAWKSGKHLKPYQQARINAFLNPDTDPRGSGYQIRQSLIAVGSGGIWGKGANKGTQTQGDFLPIPYTDFIFAAFCEEHGFIGALGVLLLYFLILMRLIQNAQTASDLPGTFIVMGVVAVIIFQIAVNIGMVVGLMPVTGIPLPLMSYGGSSILFTFLALGIVMNIRMRRFVN; encoded by the coding sequence ATGCGCCGCCTCTCTTCTTTCCGCGATTTCGACTGGGTCCTGCTCGGCTTTGTCCTTGTACTCTCGGTCATCTCCGTACTCGAAATTCATTCCGCGACGCTGCACACGAAGTTTCACGGCTTCGAACACAAGCAGATCGGCTTCCTCGCGACCGGCCTTGTGCTCATGTTCCTGATCTCGCTGATCGACTACCACCGCCTTATCGACATCGTTCACTGGGCTTACGGCGTCAGCATCGTGGCGCTGATCGCCGTGCTCGCCTTCGGCACCAAGGTGCTCGGCGGACGCCGCTGGATCAAATTCCCCGGCGGCATCCACTTCCAGCCGTCCGAGTGGGTCAAGCTGGTCCTGATCGTCGCCATCGCCCGCTACTTCTGGGGCCTCGCGGGCAGGGAATTGACCTGGACCGACATCGCCAAAGCCTTCGCCATGGTCTGCGTTCCCATGCTCATGGTGCTCAAGCAGCCCGACCTCGGCACGTCGCTCACCTACCTGCCGATCCTGATCTGCGGGCTCTTCCTCGGCGGGATGCGCTTCAAGCAGGCAGCCATCATCCTGCTCGTCGTTACCCTGCTGGGTGTAGGCGCGTGGAAGAGCGGCAAGCACCTCAAGCCATATCAGCAGGCCCGCATCAACGCCTTCCTCAACCCCGACACCGACCCGCGCGGCTCCGGCTACCAGATTCGCCAGTCGCTGATCGCCGTCGGCTCGGGCGGCATCTGGGGCAAGGGAGCCAACAAGGGAACGCAGACCCAGGGCGACTTTCTGCCGATTCCTTACACCGACTTCATCTTCGCCGCCTTCTGCGAGGAGCATGGCTTCATCGGCGCGCTCGGCGTGCTGCTGCTATACTTTCTTATATTGATGCGTTTGATTCAGAACGCTCAAACAGCTTCAGACCTGCCCGGCACCTTCATCGTCATGGGGGTTGTCGCCGTCATCATCTTTCAGATTGCGGTCAATATAGGCATGGTCGTCGGTCTGATGCCGGTCACGGGAATTCCCCTTCCGCTGATGAGTTATGGCGGATCGTCGATTCTGTTCACCTTCCTCGCGCTTGGCATTGTCATGAACATTCGCATGCGCCGGTTCGTGAACTAG
- a CDS encoding glutaminase family protein produces the protein MKLKLSLALALLPSFVFAQQRAPATPLITHNPYFSIWSNTDNLTDSNTTHWTGAQQPISGLARIDGKAYRFMGRDPRDVPAMEQVARSIMPTHTFYEFKSAGVDLHLAFFTPTILSDLDILSRPVTYLTWTAQSTDGASHDVAVLLDVDPIIAVNDPSEQVVYTRNQTATGNVLSVGSRDQNVLNRSGDDLRIDWGYFHLVVPKDEQATTAIAARARQDFATTGQLPAADDMDIPMRADRKAAHLDAVLSFGKVAAEPVSRHLLVSYTQNYEIQYLQRNLRPYWQRNNEPVSQMLDEAEQQYASLEARGTALDKELTADLTKAGGEHYTAIAILAYRQAMAAHGLVADADGSPYLFAKENFSNGDVGTVDVLYPSSPFFLFFNPKLLEAQITPVLKYAALSNRWKFPFAPHDLGQYPLANGQEYGGGEKTEEDQMPVEESGNLLILVDAVTRAEGNTALAEQYWPQLTKWAEYLKANGLDPENQLTTDDFAGHVAHNANLSIKAIDGLAAYADLAHLLKKESVAHEYQATAKDYAGKWITMAKEGDHYKLAFNSPNTWSQKYNLVWDDLLGYNLFPKSVRDTEIAYYQTKINLYGLPLDVRADYTKLDWELWTATLADTPAAFNAIVDPIYKWTNETPSRVPLTDWYDTKTGKKQPGFQARSVVGGVFIKALADKSLTEKWRAKAAAHQ, from the coding sequence ATGAAATTGAAGTTGTCCCTTGCTCTCGCCCTTCTGCCTTCCTTCGTCTTCGCCCAGCAGCGTGCCCCTGCTACACCGCTCATCACCCACAATCCCTACTTCAGCATCTGGTCGAACACCGACAACCTCACCGATTCGAACACCACGCACTGGACCGGCGCGCAGCAGCCCATCAGCGGCCTCGCGCGCATCGACGGCAAGGCCTACCGCTTCATGGGCCGCGATCCTCGCGACGTTCCCGCGATGGAGCAGGTTGCGCGCTCCATCATGCCGACCCACACCTTTTACGAGTTCAAGAGCGCGGGCGTTGATCTGCACCTCGCCTTCTTTACGCCTACCATCCTCAGCGACCTCGATATTCTCTCCCGCCCGGTTACCTATCTCACCTGGACGGCGCAATCGACCGACGGTGCATCGCACGATGTTGCTGTTCTTCTCGATGTAGATCCCATCATCGCGGTCAACGATCCCTCCGAGCAGGTCGTCTACACCCGCAACCAGACGGCCACCGGCAACGTCCTCTCTGTGGGCTCACGCGACCAGAACGTTCTTAACCGCTCCGGCGACGATCTCCGCATCGACTGGGGGTACTTCCATCTGGTCGTTCCGAAGGACGAGCAGGCCACAACCGCCATCGCCGCGCGTGCCCGCCAAGACTTCGCCACCACCGGACAGCTCCCCGCAGCCGATGACATGGACATCCCGATGCGCGCCGACCGCAAAGCCGCCCATCTCGACGCTGTTCTTTCCTTCGGCAAGGTCGCAGCAGAGCCGGTCAGCCGCCACCTCCTTGTCTCCTACACGCAGAACTACGAGATCCAGTACCTCCAGCGCAATCTTCGTCCCTACTGGCAGCGCAACAACGAGCCGGTCTCGCAGATGCTCGACGAGGCCGAACAGCAGTACGCCTCGCTCGAAGCTCGCGGCACCGCGCTCGACAAAGAGCTGACCGCCGATCTCACCAAAGCCGGAGGCGAACACTACACTGCCATCGCCATCCTGGCCTATCGTCAGGCGATGGCTGCGCACGGCTTGGTTGCCGACGCTGACGGCTCGCCCTACCTCTTCGCCAAAGAAAACTTCTCCAACGGAGATGTTGGCACCGTCGATGTTCTCTATCCCTCCTCTCCGTTCTTCCTTTTCTTCAATCCAAAACTCCTCGAAGCCCAGATCACGCCCGTCCTGAAATACGCGGCGCTGTCCAACCGCTGGAAGTTCCCCTTCGCCCCGCACGACCTTGGCCAGTATCCGCTGGCCAATGGACAGGAATATGGCGGCGGAGAGAAGACCGAAGAAGATCAGATGCCGGTGGAAGAGAGCGGCAACCTGCTTATCCTCGTCGACGCAGTCACTCGCGCCGAAGGCAACACTGCGCTGGCGGAGCAATATTGGCCTCAGCTCACGAAGTGGGCGGAGTACCTCAAGGCAAACGGGCTCGATCCTGAAAATCAGCTCACCACCGACGACTTCGCCGGCCACGTAGCCCACAACGCGAACCTCTCCATCAAAGCCATCGACGGTCTCGCCGCCTACGCGGACCTCGCGCACCTGCTCAAGAAGGAGTCTGTAGCTCACGAGTATCAAGCTACCGCCAAGGACTACGCAGGCAAGTGGATCACGATGGCCAAGGAAGGCGACCACTACAAGCTGGCCTTCAACAGCCCCAACACCTGGAGCCAGAAGTACAACCTCGTATGGGACGACCTGCTCGGCTACAACCTCTTTCCCAAATCGGTACGTGACACCGAGATCGCTTACTACCAGACCAAGATCAATCTCTACGGTCTGCCTCTCGACGTTCGCGCCGACTACACCAAGCTCGATTGGGAGCTATGGACGGCGACCCTCGCCGACACTCCTGCCGCATTCAACGCCATCGTCGATCCCATCTACAAGTGGACCAACGAAACTCCATCCCGCGTCCCGCTCACCGACTGGTACGACACCAAGACCGGCAAAAAGCAGCCTGGTTTCCAGGCCCGCAGCGTCGTAGGCGGCGTCTTCATCAAGGCGCTGGCCGACAAATCGCTCACCGAGAAGTGGCGCGCCAAGGCAGCGGCGCACCAGTAA
- the mrdA gene encoding penicillin-binding protein 2: MEPAQNPEHSTLGLHGKAEKLPAGKLHSAQYIVALILAVLITGLWRLQVLGADNFRALADANRIRKVPILAPRGRIFDREGRLLVDNYPSVSCYLLREQVKDINLDLPLISRGLDIPIEQIQAILRHYQAAPKYQPIPLKQDITPDEQAFIEAHRNELPELETLDVQRRLYPRDGFAAHLIGYVGEVSEEMLDNPRYAFYDPGDVVGRSGVEETYDSVLRGTDGYKDVIVNSHGKELGHLGETLAIPGKDIRLTIDLDVQMAAEKALEGKIGAIVALDPHTGEVLALASRPTFDPNQFSARLTKSYWDQILNNPDHPLLDKAIQAQLAPGSTFKIIMSLAGLQEGVAQNMHVDCEGGGTFYGHFYGCDKHHGSVNIYNAIPYSCDTFFYTLAARLGIDTIAKYATSVGLSQRTGIDLPDEAAGTMPSTQWKLHTLHQPWYAGEVISVGIGQGAVTVTPVQLARALGGIASGGVFHRPHVVFPDEVSSQDLEAVHETFPGSGETTIPLSTENWQIITDAMANVTGSPIGTAYAAHLDGIDFAGKTGTAQVMSHDALARSGGGHKTEPNAWFVGMAPRRNPDIVVAVLWEHGNWGNNSAKLAAQVIDAFVDKQRKRAGNVREVATVPAAIKPETATPPASAAALPPAAE; this comes from the coding sequence ATGGAACCAGCCCAAAATCCCGAACACTCGACGCTGGGTCTCCACGGCAAAGCCGAAAAGCTTCCCGCAGGCAAGCTCCACTCGGCGCAATATATCGTCGCGCTCATCCTCGCCGTCCTCATCACCGGGCTGTGGCGGCTTCAGGTCCTCGGCGCAGATAATTTCCGCGCCCTCGCGGATGCCAACCGTATTCGCAAGGTCCCTATTCTCGCGCCCCGGGGCCGCATCTTCGACCGCGAAGGGCGCCTCCTCGTCGATAACTACCCCTCCGTCTCCTGCTATCTCCTGCGCGAGCAGGTCAAGGACATCAACCTCGATCTCCCGCTCATCTCCCGCGGCCTCGATATTCCCATCGAGCAGATCCAGGCCATCCTGCGCCACTATCAGGCTGCCCCGAAGTACCAGCCCATCCCGCTCAAGCAAGACATCACGCCTGACGAGCAGGCCTTTATCGAGGCCCACCGCAACGAGTTGCCCGAGCTGGAGACGCTCGACGTGCAACGCCGCCTCTATCCCCGCGACGGCTTCGCCGCCCATCTGATCGGCTACGTCGGCGAGGTCTCCGAGGAGATGCTCGACAATCCCCGCTATGCCTTCTACGATCCCGGCGATGTCGTCGGCCGCTCCGGCGTAGAGGAGACCTACGACTCCGTCCTGCGCGGCACCGACGGCTATAAAGACGTCATCGTGAACAGCCACGGCAAGGAGCTGGGCCATCTCGGCGAAACCCTCGCCATCCCCGGCAAAGATATCCGCCTTACCATCGACCTCGATGTGCAGATGGCTGCCGAAAAGGCCCTCGAAGGAAAAATAGGGGCGATCGTCGCACTCGATCCACACACCGGCGAGGTGCTCGCGCTGGCCTCGCGTCCTACCTTCGACCCAAACCAGTTCTCCGCCCGTCTCACCAAGAGCTACTGGGACCAGATTCTCAATAATCCCGACCATCCGCTGCTCGACAAGGCCATCCAGGCCCAGCTCGCCCCGGGCAGCACCTTCAAGATCATCATGTCGCTGGCCGGACTTCAGGAAGGCGTCGCCCAAAACATGCACGTCGATTGCGAGGGCGGAGGGACTTTCTATGGTCACTTCTATGGATGCGATAAGCACCACGGCTCAGTCAATATCTATAACGCCATTCCTTACTCCTGCGACACCTTCTTCTACACGCTGGCCGCCCGCCTCGGCATCGACACTATCGCGAAGTACGCTACCTCCGTTGGCCTGAGCCAGCGCACCGGCATCGACCTGCCCGATGAGGCTGCGGGAACCATGCCTTCGACCCAATGGAAGCTCCACACCCTGCATCAGCCCTGGTATGCGGGCGAGGTGATCTCGGTCGGCATCGGCCAGGGAGCCGTTACCGTCACCCCGGTCCAGCTCGCCCGCGCCCTTGGCGGCATCGCCTCCGGTGGAGTCTTCCATCGCCCCCACGTCGTCTTTCCCGACGAAGTCTCCTCGCAGGACCTTGAGGCTGTTCACGAGACCTTCCCCGGCTCTGGCGAGACGACGATTCCTCTCTCTACGGAAAACTGGCAGATCATCACCGATGCCATGGCGAATGTCACTGGCAGTCCGATCGGGACCGCCTACGCCGCGCATCTTGACGGCATCGACTTCGCCGGCAAGACCGGCACCGCGCAGGTCATGAGCCACGATGCGCTTGCACGCTCCGGCGGAGGGCACAAGACCGAGCCCAACGCCTGGTTCGTCGGCATGGCCCCCCGGCGCAATCCCGACATCGTCGTCGCCGTCTTGTGGGAGCACGGAAACTGGGGCAACAACTCCGCCAAGCTCGCCGCGCAGGTGATCGACGCCTTCGTCGACAAGCAGCGCAAGCGCGCTGGAAATGTTCGCGAGGTTGCAACGGTGCCCGCAGCAATAAAGCCCGAAACGGCGACTCCTCCGGCTTCTGCCGCGGCTCTTCCTCCAGCGGCCGAGTAG
- the mreD gene encoding rod shape-determining protein MreD produces MLNRSYTSRQELEQHTFSPLVTLLVPLLAILLQAFVPKLIPRFALIDLPLIVVLFFAVSRRSPIAGTLTGAVIGLLQDALTNQPIGVNGMAKSAIGYVAASIGLQVDVESPLTRIVITFTFSIINSVLLFLIDHRLLGLPDYHLLWRHELIRACANTVIAIPIFFLLDYTKRTE; encoded by the coding sequence ATGCTCAACCGCAGCTACACATCCCGTCAGGAACTCGAGCAGCACACCTTCTCCCCGCTGGTCACGCTGCTGGTGCCGTTGCTGGCAATTCTTCTGCAGGCCTTCGTCCCTAAGCTGATTCCTCGCTTCGCCCTGATCGACCTGCCGCTGATCGTCGTCCTCTTCTTCGCCGTCAGCCGCCGCAGTCCTATTGCCGGAACCCTTACCGGAGCGGTCATCGGCCTGCTCCAAGATGCGCTTACCAACCAACCCATCGGCGTCAACGGAATGGCCAAATCCGCCATCGGCTATGTCGCCGCAAGCATCGGGCTGCAGGTCGATGTGGAAAGCCCGCTCACTCGCATCGTCATCACCTTCACCTTTTCCATCATCAACAGCGTCCTGCTCTTTCTCATCGACCACCGTCTTCTCGGCCTGCCCGACTACCATCTCCTTTGGAGGCACGAGCTTATCCGCGCCTGTGCCAACACGGTCATCGCCATCCCCATTTTTTTCCTGCTCGACTACACCAAACGCACTGAATAA
- the mreC gene encoding rod shape-determining protein MreC has translation MESFFTRFKNVLVLVAVLLAQTIGLAIQVRRPVESGAPDSHDVTLMRYWVVAGVTPFERFFHFIGFDTRSAWSNYINLRHVRQQNQDLQQQIARLRLHQAAFAEDAIQGHRLQALLSFQQHYIASTVAAQVIGTSGTDLSHLLYIDKGADFHLRTDMAVITPDGIVGKIRDVFPHTAQVLLISDPTSGAGVLLSSTRILAILHGSPNGQVQINNLTADSRIKPGETVLTSGGDQIFPRGLPVGTIESIAPDPDHQPYTAIHIKPAANLSQLEEVLVITGTQTTLPAAAQKDLAIGASTAEAQAAAAAAIKAKATADAEAAAEASARSAAEVMADRLPSLPAPPPTAPGTTAPAATATPPIPHPLPTLHPDRYTPGDTPPAADLTPGARSTYQNTAVPTPASPDNAPHDGQQKPRKTPPTSTQATPQDQ, from the coding sequence ATGGAATCTTTCTTCACACGTTTCAAGAACGTCCTTGTCCTGGTGGCGGTCCTGCTCGCGCAGACCATCGGCCTTGCCATCCAGGTGCGCCGTCCCGTCGAATCGGGCGCGCCCGACAGTCACGACGTCACCCTGATGCGCTACTGGGTCGTCGCCGGCGTCACCCCGTTTGAGCGGTTCTTCCACTTCATCGGCTTCGACACCCGGAGCGCCTGGTCGAACTACATTAATCTCCGCCACGTCCGCCAGCAGAATCAGGACCTCCAGCAGCAGATCGCCCGGCTTCGCCTCCATCAGGCCGCCTTCGCCGAAGACGCCATCCAGGGCCACCGCCTGCAGGCGCTGCTCTCCTTCCAGCAGCACTACATCGCCTCGACCGTCGCCGCCCAGGTGATCGGCACCAGCGGGACCGACCTCTCCCATCTCCTCTACATCGACAAGGGAGCGGACTTCCACCTTCGCACTGACATGGCCGTCATCACCCCCGACGGCATCGTCGGCAAGATCCGCGACGTCTTCCCCCATACCGCGCAGGTGCTTCTCATCAGCGACCCCACCTCCGGCGCGGGAGTACTGCTCAGCAGTACCCGCATCCTCGCCATCCTCCACGGCAGCCCTAACGGCCAGGTCCAGATCAACAATCTCACCGCCGACTCCCGGATCAAACCCGGCGAGACCGTCCTGACCTCTGGCGGCGACCAGATCTTTCCCCGTGGTCTCCCCGTCGGCACCATCGAGTCCATCGCGCCCGATCCCGATCACCAGCCCTACACCGCCATCCACATCAAGCCCGCAGCCAACCTCTCGCAATTGGAAGAGGTGCTTGTCATCACCGGGACTCAGACCACGCTGCCTGCCGCCGCTCAAAAAGATCTTGCCATCGGAGCCTCCACCGCCGAAGCCCAGGCTGCTGCTGCCGCTGCCATTAAGGCCAAAGCCACTGCCGACGCCGAGGCCGCCGCTGAAGCCTCAGCCCGCTCTGCCGCGGAGGTCATGGCCGACCGCCTGCCCAGCCTTCCCGCGCCTCCTCCCACCGCTCCCGGCACGACAGCCCCGGCAGCCACCGCTACCCCACCCATCCCGCATCCCCTTCCTACGCTTCATCCAGACCGCTACACCCCCGGCGACACTCCTCCGGCCGCCGATCTGACCCCCGGGGCGAGGAGCACCTACCAAAATACGGCTGTACCAACGCCAGCTTCACCAGACAATGCGCCGCATGACGGACAGCAAAAGCCGCGCAAGACTCCCCCAACCAGCACACAGGCCACACCACAAGACCAGTAA